The sequence below is a genomic window from Acidobacteriota bacterium.
TTAGGGCTTCATCGACCGCCTCCAAATTGCCAGTCTGAGCGGCCTGCCGAAGTTGTTGATCGAGCTGGTTGGTCATCAGTTAGTTCCCCAAGCGTTCGTATTCGCGGCTGTGTTGTTTCGCGCCGCCCAACTTGTTGGTTACGTCAACGGAATATCCGAGTTGTACGCGTCCGACGAACATTTCCACTTGCCGTCAACCTTCTTCCACACTTCCAGATACTTGCCGTGGTCAGTCACCGTCCGGCCCTTGGGATCGGTATAGCTCAACGTGTAGGAGCCGCTCGTATAGCCTATTTCCCCACTCTCGGAGACTTGGACGCGCAGCGGCTCCCAGTGGACAGTGAGATTGGGAAGGCCGAGGAGGTTGGCCCACGAGGCTCTGATGGCGGCCTTGTCTCGAGCGGCAGGCTCGTTGGGGGCCAAGGTTTCACCGTCATCGGCCATGTAGCTCACAACACCGTCGATGTCCTTTCGGTTGGCGGTGTCCGACCAGGCCAGATCAAGCGCACGCAGGGCCGCCTCCTCCTGACTGCGGTTGACTGTGGCTTTTGCATTGTCAGTTCCCTTGCTAGCTGGGCCGCAGGAAACCATCGTACCGGTCACCAGAAGCAAGCCAAAGGCTACCTTTCTAATCTTCATATTCATTCGTTCTCCTTTTAGAGGTGGTGCTGGGGACTACAACGCAGGCTACGACCCGCTTCTCCGGCTTCGCCTAACGTCCGGATGAGCGGCGAGCGGCGCGATTCGGAAAATCGACGCCGCTCGCCCGCTCCAACCGTTAGGCGGCACTCGCCGAGCCAGAGTCTATGCCCGGAGCAGCACAGCCGCCTCAGACTCCGCATTCAGGAACGGGTGCAAGAGCGATGGCAAG
It includes:
- a CDS encoding DUF4440 domain-containing protein, with the protein product MKIRKVAFGLLLVTGTMVSCGPASKGTDNAKATVNRSQEEAALRALDLAWSDTANRKDIDGVVSYMADDGETLAPNEPAARDKAAIRASWANLLGLPNLTVHWEPLRVQVSESGEIGYTSGSYTLSYTDPKGRTVTDHGKYLEVWKKVDGKWKCSSDAYNSDIPLT